In one Gossypium hirsutum isolate 1008001.06 chromosome D09, Gossypium_hirsutum_v2.1, whole genome shotgun sequence genomic region, the following are encoded:
- the LOC107939242 gene encoding wall-associated receptor kinase-like 1, which yields MYKVLKRKQKILLKQKYFKRNGGLLLQQHLSSNEGNVEKIKLFTSKEMEKATDYYNENRVLGQGGQGTVYKGMLIDGSIVAIKKSKMVEGKKFDEKKAEQFINEVIILSQINHRNVVKLLGCCLEAEVPLLVYEFIPNGTLYDLIHNQNEELPLTWEMRLRIAIEIANALFYLHSAASAPIYHRDIKSSNILLDGKYRAKVSDFGTSRSVALEQTHLTTRVQGTFGYMDPEYFRSSQFTEKSDVYSFGVVLIELLTGQKPISAEQSEPVRSLVSYFLDSMQENSLFNILDPMVVKDGPEREIIVAALIAKRCLNLNGKKRPTMKQVAMELELIKASGGNVIEDHGDEESEIDDIIHSWETNPSCSLSRTVTTNSETFPLNSSF from the coding sequence ATGTACAAAGTcctcaaaagaaaacaaaaaatcttGCTGAAGCAGAAATACTTCAAAAGGAATGGAGGTTTGTTACTGCAACAACATTTGTCTAGCAATGAAGGTAatgttgaaaaaattaaattgtttactTCAAAAGAGATGGAAAAGGCGACGGATTATTATAATGAGAACCGAGTTCTTGGTCAAGGGGGTCAAGGGACTGTTTATAAAGGAATGCTAATAGATGGAAGCATTGTGGCTATTAAGAAATCCAAAATGGTGGAAGgaaagaaatttgatgaaaagaagGCTGAACAGTTCATTAACGAGGTGATAATTTTATCTCAAATTAATCACAGGAATGTGGTTAAGCTTTTAGGGTGTTGTTTAGAAGCTGAAGTTCCTTTATTGGTGTATGAGTTCATCCCAAATGGTACATTATACGATCTCATTCATAACCAAAATGAAGAATTACCATTGACATGGGAAATGCGTTTACGAATTGCGATTGAAATTGCCAATGCCTTGTTCTATTTGCATTCAGCTGCTTCTGCTCCTATTTATCATCGAGACATCAAATCTAGTAACATACTTTTGGATGGTAAATATAGGGCAAAAGTATCAGATTTTGGAACTTCAAGATCAGTTGCACTTGAACAAACACACCTAACCACTCGGGTGCAAGGAACTTTTGGATACATGGATCCCGAATATTTTCGATCAAGTCAATTTACAGAGAAGAGTGATGTTTATAGCTTTGGAGTTGTTCTTATTGAGCTTTTAACAGGACAAAAACCCATCTCCGCAGAACAATCAGAGCCAGTGAGAAGCTTGGTATCTTATTTTTTGGATTCAATGCAAGAGAATTCCTTATTTAACATTCTCGATCCAATGGTAGTAAAGGATGGTCCAGAACGGGAGATTATAGTAGCGGCTCTGATAGCAAAAAGATGCTTGAATCTTAATGGAAAGAAAAGACCCACCATGAAACAAGTAGCAATGGAGCTGGAGTTGATTAAAGCTTCAGGTGGGAATGTTATTGAAGACCATGGTGATGAAGAATCTGAAATAGATGACATAATCCATTCATGGGAGACCAATCCTAGTTGTTCATTGTCTAGGACAGTTACAACCAACAGTGAAACTTTTCCATTAAATTCATCTTTCTAG
- the LOC107939241 gene encoding uncharacterized protein: MGFQLALYFILLLLFLFLLCPILQAAESQEPACGKEVCGNITIPSPFGIHSSCYTHSWFRVTCKSTRNGKKPFINVNGINLEVLDSIYPDAIIISNPVTYINCDRISEASVSVNLSGTPFFFSSDKNYFGSVGCRNLATVLSNEADSLGGCVQPRCDDGASESGCFTVITENFTSYTVNMTAMYPDSNRCASAFIFSGYSFSNAYPLPTDINIGTTHVPAVLSWNSTYCGDGGCGRPGLGPVNVNTYKVESCGNVTFHYPFSMRAQDDSNNWFKVICNKTANGKEVPSLNINGTNLQILDFNFLDGTVEVNHPITYFNCRKNHHNGMSLNLTGTRFYYSDFDNFFFSSGCGNLITIFDNETDNLIGGCLQPICRINKKTSSIIGCSLAIPKGLSSFFVNMSDMVDSSDYRRKRSCGFASLISSYSDLTDDFDLSNRTYVPTQLQWGTLISGECYLNDSLDTSCTFDGEYCWSRLSSNHLCSCKRDNGYISYSRACKGIN; encoded by the exons ATGGGTTTTCAGCTAGCGCTTTACTTCATCCTCCTactcctcttcctcttcctcttatGCCCAATTTTACAAGCAGCAGAATCTCAAGAACCTGCCTGTGGTAAAGAAGTATGTGGGAATATTACAATTCCATCCCCTTTTGGAATCCATAGCAGCTGCTATACTCATTCTTGGTTTAGAGTAACTTGCAAATCGACCCGTAATGGGAAAAAGCCATTCATAAACGTAAATGGCATCAATCTGGAGGTACTTGATTCCATATATCCAGACGCCATTATCATCAGTAATCCAGTTACTTATATTAATTGTGATCGTATAAGCGAGGCTAGTGTGAGTGTGAATCTCTCAGGCACTCCCTTTTTCTTCTCAAGTGACAAAAATTATTTCGGGTCAGTAGGTTGCAGAAATTTGGCTACTGTTTTAAGTAACGAAGCTGATTCACTTGGCGGCTGCGTTCAACCAAGGTGTGACGATGGTGCTTCTGAATCTGGCTGCTTTACTGTAATTACGGAAAATTTCACTTCCTATACTGTAAACATGACAGCCATGTATCCTGACAGCAACAGATGCGCATCTGCTTTCATCTTTAGCGGGTACTCTTTCAGTAATGCTTACCCATTACCCACTGACATCAATATTGGAACAACGCATGTTCCCGCCGTGCTCAGCTGGAATTCCACCTATTGCGGTGACGGAG GATGCGGAAGACCAGGACTAGGACCTGTCAATGTCAACACCTATAAGGTAGAGTCCTGTGGGAATGTTACTTTTCACTACCCTTTTAGCATGAGGGCCCAAGATGATTCCAATAACTGGTTTAAAGTAATTTGCAACAAAACTGCCAATGGGAAAGAAGTGCCTTCATTAAATATAAATGGCACGAATCTACAAATACTAGACTTCAATTTTTTGGATGGCACCGTCGAGGTCAACCATCCAATAACTTACTTCAATTGCCGAAAAAACCATCATAATGGGATGAGTCTCAACCTAACAGGCACCCGCTTTTACTACTCAGATTTCGACAACTTCTTCTTCTCTTCAGGTTGTGGTAATTTGATTACTATTTTCGACAACGAAACAGATAATCTTATAGGCGGATGTTTGCAACCAATTTGTAGGATTAATAAGAAGACTTCCTCTATTATTGGTTGTTCTCTTGCTATTCCTAAGGGTCTCAGTTCATTCTTTGTAAACATGAGTGATATGGTTGATTCAAGTGATTATAGGAGGAAAAGATCATGTGGATTTGCTTCTTTGATTTCTTCTTACTCTGATTTAACTGATGATTTTGATCTAAGTAATAGGACGTATGTCCCAACGCAACTGCAATGGGGCACACTAATATCTGGAGAGTGCTATTTGAATGATAGTTTGGACACTTCTTGTACATTCGATGGTGAATATTGTTGGTCGAGGTTGAGCTCTAACCATCTATGTTCGTGCAAGAGGGATAACGGTTATATCAGTTATTCAAGAGCATGCAAAGGtataaattaa